A stretch of the Ornithodoros turicata isolate Travis chromosome 4, ASM3712646v1, whole genome shotgun sequence genome encodes the following:
- the LOC135392053 gene encoding methylated-DNA--protein-cysteine methyltransferase-like: MRQVTCSHGPTNDYVLTSPIGTILVKSCPSGLHSVGQTEDVTDDTFKPNESLQVRMLEQKYEDNGYTYKPVLSCVRWLNCYFHEPEMLKELEKPALCKSVRVSKDNFIGVVWSTLSDQVSFGETISYGALATLCSRHGAARAVGTALRRNPIQILIPCHRVVRWDGGTGHYSGGRRDTVKAWLLEHEKKGV; encoded by the exons ATGAGGCAGGTAACTTGCTCGCATGGACCGACTAACGATTATGTCTTAACGAGTCCCATAGGAACCATACTTGTCAAAAGTTGTCCCAGTGGGTTGCATTCTGTGGGCCAGACTGAGGACGTTACGGATGATACTTTTAAACCAAACGAGAG TTTGCAGGTGCGCATGCTCGAACAGAAGTACGAAGATAATGGTTATACCTACAAGCCGGTGCTGAGCTGTGTACGGTGGCTGAACTGTTACTTTCACGAACCAGAGATGTTGAAAGAATTGGAGAAACCGGCTTTGTGCAAGAGCGTGCGAGTTTCTAAAG ACAACTTCATTGGCGTCGTGTGGTCGACACTGTCTGACCAAGTCTCTTTCGGCGAAACCATCAGCTACGGGGCCCTGGCAACCCTGTGCAGTCGCCACGGAGCCGCCCGGGCCGTCGGCACGGCGTTGAGGCGCAACCCGATCCAGATACTAATCCCTTGCCACAGGGTTGTCCGATGGGACGGCGGGACGGGACACTACTCCGGAGGACGGCGAGACACCGTCAAGGCCTGGCTGCTCGAACACGAGAAGAAAGGGGTGTAG
- the LOC135392051 gene encoding uncharacterized protein LOC135392051 isoform X2 → MAGGELDVDSALEQLLAAKGQPTTRQVQLSEQQIRALCSAAREIFLSQPMLLELAAPVNIVGDIHGQFSDLLRHLDALGCPPNANYLFLGDYVDRGKQSLETICLVLAFKVKYPDNFFLLRGNHECASINRIYGFYDECKRRYSIKLWKTFTDCFNCLPVAALVEGTIFCMHGGLSPDLLSLNQLRDLPRPTDVPNHGLLCDLLWSDPDEDITGWGENDRGVSYTFGGDVVRAFLEKHGCSLVVRAHQVVEDGYQFFQKRQVSVGVHISLSQPRELDIRYRQRSIIISDKA, encoded by the exons GTTCAGTTATCGGAGCAGCAGATCCGGGCTTTATGCAGCGCCGCTCGCGAGATCTTCCTGTCTCAACCGATGCTCCTGGAACTTGCTGCTCCTGTCAACATAGTAGGCGACATCCACGGACAGTTCAGTGATCTGCTACGACACCTGGATGCTCTCGGTTGTCCACCCAATGCAAACTACCTCTTCCTAGGGGATTATGTGGATAG AGGCAAGCAGTCCTTGGAAACCATATGCCTAGTGTTAGCTTTCAAAGTGAAATACCCGGACAACTTCTTCCTTCTTCGAGGAAACCATGAGTGTGCTTCAATAAATAG GATCTACGGGTTTTACGACGAATGCAAGCGACGGTACAGTATCAAACTATGGAAGACGTTTACAGACTGTTTCAACTGCCTGCCAGTAG CTGCCCTAGTCGAAGGTACCATCTTCTGCATGCATGGTGGCCTTTCACCAGATCTGCTTAGTCTTAACCAA CTGCGAGACCTGCCGAGACCGACGGATGTGCCCAACCACGGTCTGCTCTGTGATCTGCTATGGTCCGATCCCGACGAG GACATCACGGGGTGGGGTGAAAACGATCGCGGCGTGTCCTACACGTTCGGCGGCGACGTTGTCAGGGCATTTCTCGAAAAGCACGGATGCAGCCTCGTCGTGCGGGCTCATCAG GTCGTCGAAGACGGCTACCAGTTCTTCCAGAAACGGCAG GTTTCTGTGGGAGTGCATATAAGCTTGTCTCAGCCAAGGGAACTGGATATCAGATATCGACAGAGGTCAATTATCATTTCGGACAAGGCTTAA
- the LOC135392051 gene encoding serine/threonine-protein phosphatase alpha-2 isoform-like isoform X1, with protein MAGGELDVDSALEQLLAAKGQPTTRQVQLSEQQIRALCSAAREIFLSQPMLLELAAPVNIVGDIHGQFSDLLRHLDALGCPPNANYLFLGDYVDRGKQSLETICLVLAFKVKYPDNFFLLRGNHECASINRIYGFYDECKRRYSIKLWKTFTDCFNCLPVAALVEGTIFCMHGGLSPDLLSLNQLRDLPRPTDVPNHGLLCDLLWSDPDEDITGWGENDRGVSYTFGGDVVRAFLEKHGCSLVVRAHQVVEDGYQFFQKRQLVTVFSAPNYCGEFDNAGAVMSVSEDLTCWFTVLPPDAKRIESKPTDRGPAARLRRLSK; from the exons GTTCAGTTATCGGAGCAGCAGATCCGGGCTTTATGCAGCGCCGCTCGCGAGATCTTCCTGTCTCAACCGATGCTCCTGGAACTTGCTGCTCCTGTCAACATAGTAGGCGACATCCACGGACAGTTCAGTGATCTGCTACGACACCTGGATGCTCTCGGTTGTCCACCCAATGCAAACTACCTCTTCCTAGGGGATTATGTGGATAG AGGCAAGCAGTCCTTGGAAACCATATGCCTAGTGTTAGCTTTCAAAGTGAAATACCCGGACAACTTCTTCCTTCTTCGAGGAAACCATGAGTGTGCTTCAATAAATAG GATCTACGGGTTTTACGACGAATGCAAGCGACGGTACAGTATCAAACTATGGAAGACGTTTACAGACTGTTTCAACTGCCTGCCAGTAG CTGCCCTAGTCGAAGGTACCATCTTCTGCATGCATGGTGGCCTTTCACCAGATCTGCTTAGTCTTAACCAA CTGCGAGACCTGCCGAGACCGACGGATGTGCCCAACCACGGTCTGCTCTGTGATCTGCTATGGTCCGATCCCGACGAG GACATCACGGGGTGGGGTGAAAACGATCGCGGCGTGTCCTACACGTTCGGCGGCGACGTTGTCAGGGCATTTCTCGAAAAGCACGGATGCAGCCTCGTCGTGCGGGCTCATCAG GTCGTCGAAGACGGCTACCAGTTCTTCCAGAAACGGCAG TTAGTAACAGTGTTCAGTGCACCGAACTACTGCGGGGAGTTCGACAATGCTGGGGCTGTCATGAGCGTATCCGAAGACCTCACCTGCTGGTTCACAGTGTTGCCG CCAGACGCCAAGAGGATAGAGTCAAAGCCGACGGACCGAGGACCAGCAGCTCGTCTGCGTAGACTATCCAAGTGA